The Montipora capricornis isolate CH-2021 chromosome 6, ASM3666992v2, whole genome shotgun sequence genome has a window encoding:
- the LOC138054552 gene encoding collagen triple helix repeat-containing protein 1-like, which translates to MNESLTQKKRKITPTAMAHNTVLHIALCLLVLNSLCYHTLARSFKECTWKREDGKDQGVIETCTFHKCHNNTLLHVYYSGNIRISGSNPICNRWFFTFNNAECGSPGAIDAVLYQAHAGDLNKHEHGHIEGYCASIPAGKVQVRINVGNCVGTGQQLGNAYTGFGSTSRIFIEEVSPSDK; encoded by the exons ATGAATGAGTCACTaacccaaaagaaacgaaaaatcacACCC ACTGCCATGGCTCACAACACTGTCCTACACATTGCACTGTGCCTGTTGGTTCTTAATTCCTTGTGCTATCATACACTTGCCCGCTCATTTAAAGAGTGTACTTGGAAGAGAGAGGACGGCAAAGATCAAGGTGTCATAGAG ACATGTACATTCCACAAGTGTCACAATAACACTCTCCTCCATGTCTACTACTCCGGGAATATAAGGATCAGCGGATCCAACCCAATCTGCAATCGTTGGTTTTTTACGTTCAACAATGCCGAATGCGGCTCCCCTGGTGCGATTGATGCTGTACTGTACCAGGCTCATGCTGGGGACCTTAACAAACACGAGCATGGCCATATTGAAGGTTACTGCGCCTCCATTCCCGCAGGAAAAGTCCAGGTGAGAATCAACGTCGGTAATTGTGTTGGCACTGGTCAGCAGCTGGGAAATGCTTATACAGGCTTTGGTTCGACCTCAAGAATCTTTATTGAAGAGGTTTCACCATCTGACAAGTAA